One genomic window of Cydia splendana chromosome 16, ilCydSple1.2, whole genome shotgun sequence includes the following:
- the LOC134798177 gene encoding tRNA selenocysteine 1-associated protein 1 isoform X2, giving the protein MSMQCQLWMGSLEPNMTESFIVAAFHRMGQRPLTVKVMRNKFTGEPAGYAFVHFQTDEEAIDAMHKLNGKPIPGTFPVVRFRLNTASREARANMQSEREFSVWVGDLSSDVDDYSLYRIFASKYSSIKTAKVILDSSGYTKGYGFVRFGSEEEQRNALYAMNGYTGLGTKPLKICTAVPKPKGAPTGQNQSAPNAANAAYNSGTGDQSAAAVAPAAPVADASATAAAAQAAKTQNDDLQLVEHKKTIDIDELNQEFLEPELSLWDGLESSQWFPNEIVEAH; this is encoded by the exons ATGTCTATGCAGTGTCAGTTATGGATGGGCAGT TTGGAACCGAATATGACAGAAAGCTTTATTGTAGCAGCTTTTCATCGTATGGGCCAGCGCCCGCTAACAGTGAAGGTTATGAGGAACAAGTTTACAGGAGAGCCTGCTGGTTATGCATTTGTGCACTTTCAG ACTGATGAGGAAGCTATAGACGCAATGCACAAACTGAACGGCAAACCCATCCCCGGAACATTCCCAGTGGTCCGCTTCAGGCTAAACACGGCATCTCGTGAGGCCCGGGCCAACATGCAATCGGAGAGGGAATTCTCTGTGTGGGTCGGAGACTTAAGTTCTGATGTTGATGACTACTCGCTTTACAGGATTTTCGCTTCAAAGTACTCTTCTATCAAAACTGCAAAAG TAATACTGGACAGTTCAGGTTACACAAAAGGCTACGGCTTTGTAAGATTCGGAAGCGAGGAAGAACAACGTAACGCCTTATACGCCATGAATGGATACACAGGTCTGGGAACTAAGCCTCTGAAAATCTGCACAGCAGTGCCCAAGCCCAAAGGGGCTCCCACTGGACAGAACCAATCTGCTCCTAATGCTGCAAACGCCGCCTACAACAGCGGGACG GGCGACCAGAGCGCCGCCGCGGTCGCGCCGGCGGCGCCGGTCGCGGACGCTTCCGCCACCGCGGCTGCGGCGCAGGCGGCCAAGACGCAGAATGACGATTTGCAACTTGTTG AACACAAGAAGACCATAGACATAGACGAGCTAAACCAAGAGTTCCTGGAACCCGAGCTGTCGCTGTGGGACGGCCTGGAGTCCTCGCAGTGGTTCCCCAACGAGATAGTAGAGGCGCACTGA
- the LOC134798177 gene encoding tRNA selenocysteine 1-associated protein 1 isoform X3, whose product MSMQCQLWMGSLEPNMTESFIVAAFHRMGQRPLTVKVMRNKFTGEPAGYAFVHFQTDEEAIDAMHKLNGKPIPGTFPVVRFRLNTASREARANMQSEREFSVWVGDLSSDVDDYSLYRIFASKYSSIKTAKVILDSSGYTKGYGFVRFGSEEEQRNALYAMNGYTGLGTKPLKICTAVPKPKGAPTGQNQSAPNAANAAYNSGTIDVTTLTVQAQSYAHRSEPDHNRGYDSPVRPYNSYNSKFLFYYYH is encoded by the exons ATGTCTATGCAGTGTCAGTTATGGATGGGCAGT TTGGAACCGAATATGACAGAAAGCTTTATTGTAGCAGCTTTTCATCGTATGGGCCAGCGCCCGCTAACAGTGAAGGTTATGAGGAACAAGTTTACAGGAGAGCCTGCTGGTTATGCATTTGTGCACTTTCAG ACTGATGAGGAAGCTATAGACGCAATGCACAAACTGAACGGCAAACCCATCCCCGGAACATTCCCAGTGGTCCGCTTCAGGCTAAACACGGCATCTCGTGAGGCCCGGGCCAACATGCAATCGGAGAGGGAATTCTCTGTGTGGGTCGGAGACTTAAGTTCTGATGTTGATGACTACTCGCTTTACAGGATTTTCGCTTCAAAGTACTCTTCTATCAAAACTGCAAAAG TAATACTGGACAGTTCAGGTTACACAAAAGGCTACGGCTTTGTAAGATTCGGAAGCGAGGAAGAACAACGTAACGCCTTATACGCCATGAATGGATACACAGGTCTGGGAACTAAGCCTCTGAAAATCTGCACAGCAGTGCCCAAGCCCAAAGGGGCTCCCACTGGACAGAACCAATCTGCTCCTAATGCTGCAAACGCCGCCTACAACAGCGGGACG ATCGATGTGACCACGCTCACCGTGCAGGCACAATCGTACGCACACCGCTCGGAGCCCGATCATAATCGTGGCTACGATTCCCCTGTGAGACCTTACAATAGTTACAATTCGAAgtttctattttattattatcattaa
- the LOC134798175 gene encoding uncharacterized protein LOC134798175, producing the protein MAEVCRLGSYNSQRKTLNDQEENVCLLNVLCVFISLVTILADLTTDVLVFVEYCKSGYPYWALTTLIFIVAPNIMINVFSLRWFVIDQKSGIRHWITHGFLVGLLERYIIFMHKVFECKNVESIKALKLFTQINDLNLLHFLYVFIGTIPQIILQVYGIVTLNENYHTKAFALCASIASVVWGCANYIYGLSWFGSEKFQWSAFLLKLVWHFGMLISRIAGIILFTIVFGIWTLVPLGLHWSAMTFWIVTQKTTFCPNKLEETFYNVIMGLVYCFCYINLREGHTRYRLMMFYTLMVTQNFGSLFLYVLISDSERQKNPWSIATSTSVIAGTIIGMCAMIFYYRYFHSKGPIPWKNDSNDIELNNKVTTATENKRNNNKSLNYVRSFKSSQKIKATEETSERKNCPQVQPSDIDSADKKFLLDHWIARSGTPTFTSAPVGDNSIDVSSVEFHTVENTPQTVSKEDNNLYERGRVKTLVKKGKGVQVLDPSELTSKISAFENIESSIDIITASNLNLQKRRGICSSDELRDDLTNANLGVCEMVNGDFIKTSKPEHGSEFSHDTDGSNKKTSSDSIDMDLDLSFSDINSSDINTFNENIVQKLCLSALRNIKVGNQDADIENIQRIALDILKEMYTRKGKNKKVMSCESFPSKQRDLDTPTEILSVHDYENICAVNIAREAWGLRSWNGYSDIENWLHDGSVFRDRRRDTLTSGSSEISSCISQDLKTAILAAPSFPKKAPTYSNVFVKFDPNNQEEYVDSIICQTNDDTFLAKPCMVDTGKDYLEPILEELDDLGDLDPSSKKRLNSESSLVATIDEIRKATIANSPRNLYHNRKDLHWYSPEEDDSCKMECNLKEALWKEPSKFDSSNIMESLPEKENILNDFHESKFDLHKKGLNCTMTSSSDTSSLEHTVNGRRNGRIRQKTNVSNLKTQYKRNSIKPDQTLQDLSNKDIDLLWQLVTDNSMPLSSTEDLASGRLTSSLQSLIQKDTSTSNVELPPSKMVNMKKNLRSKPRRKFSILREKFEPKLNIQSDEESLFHSSEKISASAESVVVRNRLDTSNENIESIPEDKKNNVVSTEEPFRSDLIMSRTMKEKRSLFMKQVLSPPKFNTKLKHKV; encoded by the exons ATGGCCGAGGTTTGTAGGCTCGGCAGTTATAATTCACAAAGAAAAACTCTTAACGACCAAGAAGAAAATGTTtgtttattaaatgttttgtgtgTGTTTATATCGTTGGTAACCATACTTGCCGATTTGACTACAG atgTATTGGTTTTTGTTGAATATTGCAAAAGTGGATATCCATACTGGGCACTGACgactttaatttttattgttgcgCCTAATATTATGATAAACGTTTTTTCATTGAGATGGTTTGTCATTGATCAAAAGTCCGGCATAAGGCATTGGATTACTCATGGATTTCTAGTGGGATTGTTAGAAAG GTACATTATTTTCATGCACAAAGTGTTTGAATGCAAAAATGTGGAGTCAATAAAAGCACTAAAGCTATTTACTCAAATAAATGATCTCAATTTATTGCATTTCTTATATGTTTTTATCGGAACTATTCCACAAATTATTTTACAAGTTTACGGAATTGTTACATTAAATGAAAACTATCATACAAAAG CATTTGCCCTTTGTGCATCGATTGCATCTGTAGTATGGGGATGCGCGAATTACATTTACGGCCTTTCATGGTTTGGCAGTGAAAAATTTCAATGGAGTGCATTTTTATTGAAACTTGTTTGGCATTTTGGGATGCTTATTAGTCGGATTGccggtattatattatttaccaTTGTCTTTGGTATATGGACATTAGTGCCTTTAG GCCTTCACTGGTCTGCTATGACCTTTTGGATTGTAACACAAAAAACTACGTTTTGTCCCAATAAACTAGAGGAAACATTCTATAATGTCATAATGGGGCTCGTATATTGCTTCTGTTATATTAATTTACGAGAAGGGCATACGAGATATCGCCTGATGATGTTCTACACCTTAATGGTGACACAAAATTTCggaagtttatttttgtatgtgTTGATATCTGACTCGGAAAGGCAAAAGAATCCCTGGTCTATTGCAACTTCTACAAGTGTAATTGCAGGTACTATAATAG GCATGTGCGCTATGATATTCTATTATAGATATTTTCATTCTAAAGGACCTATACCATGGAAAAACGACAGCAACGATATTGAGTTAAATAATAAAGTCACAACAGCTacagaaaataaaagaaataacaaCAAAAGTTTAAATTACGTTAGGTCCTTCAAAAGCTCTCAAAAAATAAAAGCTACTGAAGAAACTTCTGAGAG GAAGAATTGCCCTCAAGTGCAACCAAGCGACATTGACAGTGCTGACAAAAAGTTCCTACTAGACCATTGGATTGCTAGGTCCGGAACTCCAACCTTTACGTCAGCTCCAGTTGGTGATAATAGCATAGATGTTTCTAGCGTAGAATTTCATACAGTGGAAAACACTCCTCAAACAGTTAGCAAAGAAGACAATAACTTATACGAAAGGGGTAGGGTAAAAACTCTAGTTAAAAAAGGCAAAGGAGTCCAAGTGTTGGATCCAAGTGAGTTGACATCAAAGATATCTGCGTTTGAAAACATAGAAAGCTCTATAGATATTATCACTGCAAGTAACCTTAATTTACAAAAACGTCGTGGAATTTGTTCATCTGATGAATTAAGAGATGATTTGACAAATGCAAATTTGGGTGTGTGTGAAATGGTTAATGGAGATTTTATAAAAACCTCTAAACCAGAACATGGGTCTGAATTTAGTCACGATACTGATGGTTCTAATAAGAAGACATCCTCTGATTCAATAGACATGGATTTGGATTTAAGTTTCAGTGATATTAATAGTTCAGATATAAACACTTTTAACGAAAATATCGTTCAAAAGTTGTGCTTAAGTGCTTTGAGGAATATAAAGGTTGGCAACCAAGATGCTGATATTGAAAATATACAAAGGATTGCTTtagatattttaaaagaaatgtacaCCCGAAAAGGTAAAAACAAGAAAGTTATGAGCTGTGAGTCGTTCCCTTCGAAACAGCGTGATTTAGATACACCAACTGAAATATTGTCTGTCCATGATTATGAAAATATATGTGCCGTTAATATAGCACGTGAAGCGTGGGGCCTAAGATCTTGGAATGGATATTCGGATATAGAAAATTGGCTTCACGACGGCAGTGTATTTAGAGATAGAAGACGCGATACATTAACTTCTGGAAGTTCCGAAATCAGTAGTTGTATATCTCAAGATTTAAAAACAGCAATTTTAGCGGCGCCATCTTTCCCGAAAAAAGCTCCTACCTACTCCAACGTCTTCGTCAAGTTTGACCCAAATAACCAAGAAGAATACGTTGATTCGATCATTTGCCAAACTAACGATGACACTTTTCTTGCCAAACCATGTATGGTTGACACTGGAAAAGATTATTTAGAACCAATTTTGGAAGAGTTAGATGATTTAGGTGATTTAGATCCATCAAGTAAAAAGAGGCTTAATTCAGAAAGTTCCTTAGTAGCTACTATAGATGAAATACGAAAAGCGACAATTGCCAATTCGCCAAGAAATCTATATCACAATCGGAAAGATCTACATTGGTACTCTCCTGAAGAGGATGACTCTTGTAAAATGGAATGTAATCTTAAAGAAGCGTTGTGGAAAGAACCATCCAAATTTGATTCAAGTAACATAATGGAATCTCTACCAGAAAAAGAAAATATTCTTAATGATTTTCATGAATCCAAAtttgatttacataaaaaaggatTAAATTGTACCATGACATCATCGTCTGATACTTCTTCTCTGGAACATACTGTTAATGGTCGGAGAAATGGTAGAATCCGGCAAAAGACAAATGTGAGCAATCTTAAAACACAGTATAAAAGGAATTCTATAAAACCTGATCAAACTCTTCAAGATTTGTCAAATAAGGACATTGACTTGCTATGGCAACTGGTTACGGATAATTCCATGCCACTTAGTTCTACGGAAGACCTAGCTTCGGGAAGATTAACATCTTCATTACAATCACTAATACAAAAAGACACATCCACATCAAATGTAGAATTACCACCTTCTAAAATGGTGAACATGAAAAAAAACTTAAGAAGTAAACCCAGACGTAAATTTTCCATTCTTAGAGAAAAGTTTGAACCAAAATTAAACATCCAATCTGACGAAGAATCTTTATTTCATTCTTCAGAAAAAATATCTGCATCAGCCGAGTCAGTTGTAGTAAGAAATAGACTTGATACTAGCAACGAAAACATCGAAAGTATACcagaagataaaaaaaataatgtagtaTCTACAGAAGAACCATTTAGATCTGATTTGATAATGTCGAGAACTATGAAGGAAAAAAGATCTTTGTTTATGAAGCAAGTGCTGAGCCCTCctaaatttaatacaaaattaaaacataaggTTTAA
- the LOC134798176 gene encoding lipoma-preferred partner homolog, which yields MSRLDNIDALEKQLADLQMTNKEFSSISKGKKIPPVVPPKKKAQPQVPRSAVVSTLREPSYSTKISPVLNNNAATQTQSLSNVHLTAADYANVSHSNVPGVSFSHNTPQTYNTTYSNLPPYRNNNDSLPPPPPPPPLHSHEEYLPPPSPVSSNYSELVRATANLNYNQERQNYPPIYQNEFGDYSASQGSNEYAIYEPINPRPHSSLSGQNTFHNYRNNVPTPGKSPLPKEEEVDALTNMLVQSISDSQDLDVFGICVKCDGKVVGESSGCTAMGNMYHVQCFSCYRCNTNLQGKPFYAVEGHPFCETDYYETLEKCSVCTKPILDRILRATGKPYHPTCFTCVVCGKSLDGIPFTVDAMNQIHCIEDFHKKFAPRCCVCELPIMPEEGQEETVRVVALDRSFHVRCYRCEDCGLLLSSEAEGRGCYPLDDHILCKNCNAHRIRMLTVPVMTTDL from the coding sequence ATGTCACGCCTTGATAACATTGATGCACTTGAAAAACAATTAGCCGACTTGCAAATGACGAATAAGGAATTCAGTTCTATTAGTAAggggaaaaaaatcccaccagTTGTGCCGCCAAAAAAGAAAGCTCAACCTCAAGTCCCTCGCAGTGCTGTCGTCAGTACCCTACGTGAGCCATCATATTCTACTAAAATATCACCGGTACTGAACAATAATGCTGCTACTCAAACTCAAAGTCTCAGCAATGTGCATTTGACAGCAGCCGACTATGCTAATGTAAGCCATTCGAATGTGCCCGGTGTTTCCTTCAGTCACAATACACCGCAAACTTATAACACGACATACAGTAACCTGCCACCATACCGAAATAACAATGACAGTCTTCCACCGCCGCCACCTCCACCACCACTTCACAGTCATGAAGAATACTTGCCTCCTCCATCTCCAGTCAGCTCAAACTACAGTGAATTAGTTCGGGCTACAGCAAATTTGAATTATAACCAAGAAAGGCAAAATTATCCGCCTATTTACCAAAATGAATTTGGAGACTATAGTGCGTCACAAGGATCAAATGAGTACGCCATATATGAACCTATAAATCCGCGTCCACACAGCAGTCTTTCGGGACAGAACACGTTCCATAACTATCGAAATAATGTACCAACTCCTGGAAAATCTCCGCTTCCCAAGGAAGAGGAAGTTGACGCTCTAACAAACATGTTAGTACAGTCTATATCCGACAGTCAGGATTTGGATGTTTTTGGTATTTGCGTAAAATGCGACGGTAAAGTAGTCGGTGAGAGTTCAGGATGCACAGCTATGGGTAATATGTATCATGTCCAGTGTTTTAGTTGCTATCGTTGTAATACAAATCTGCAAGGAAAACCTTTTTATGCTGTTGAAGGCCATCCTTTTTGCGAAACAGATTATTATGAAACTTTGGAAAAATGTTCCGTGTGTACTAAACCAATCCTAGACAGGATTTTAAGGGCAACAGGCAAGCCGTATCACCCCACTTGCTTTACATGTGTAGTATGTGGTAAGAGTCTTGATGGCATTCCATTTACAGTtgatgcaatgaatcaaattcaTTGTATTGAAGATTTTCATAAGAAATTTGCCCCACGGTGTTGTGTTTGCGAACTACCAATAATGCCCGAAGAAGGTCAAGAAGAAACTGTTCGTGTTGTTGCACTTGATCGCAGTTTTCATGTTCGATGCTACCGATGTGAAGATTGTGGGCTCTTACTGTCTTCAGAGGCCGAAGGACGTGGGTGCTATCCACTTGATGATCACATTCTTTGTAAAAATTGCAATGCTCACCGTATACGCATGCTTACGGTTCCAGTTATGACAACCGACTTGTAA
- the LOC134798177 gene encoding tRNA selenocysteine 1-associated protein 1 isoform X1 yields MSMQCQLWMGSLEPNMTESFIVAAFHRMGQRPLTVKVMRNKFTGEPAGYAFVHFQTDEEAIDAMHKLNGKPIPGTFPVVRFRLNTASREARANMQSEREFSVWVGDLSSDVDDYSLYRIFASKYSSIKTAKVILDSSGYTKGYGFVRFGSEEEQRNALYAMNGYTGLGTKPLKICTAVPKPKGAPTGQNQSAPNAANAAYNSGTEYNQYYDPSAYWQNYSAWSGYYGQGDQSAAAVAPAAPVADASATAAAAQAAKTQNDDLQLVEHKKTIDIDELNQEFLEPELSLWDGLESSQWFPNEIVEAH; encoded by the exons ATGTCTATGCAGTGTCAGTTATGGATGGGCAGT TTGGAACCGAATATGACAGAAAGCTTTATTGTAGCAGCTTTTCATCGTATGGGCCAGCGCCCGCTAACAGTGAAGGTTATGAGGAACAAGTTTACAGGAGAGCCTGCTGGTTATGCATTTGTGCACTTTCAG ACTGATGAGGAAGCTATAGACGCAATGCACAAACTGAACGGCAAACCCATCCCCGGAACATTCCCAGTGGTCCGCTTCAGGCTAAACACGGCATCTCGTGAGGCCCGGGCCAACATGCAATCGGAGAGGGAATTCTCTGTGTGGGTCGGAGACTTAAGTTCTGATGTTGATGACTACTCGCTTTACAGGATTTTCGCTTCAAAGTACTCTTCTATCAAAACTGCAAAAG TAATACTGGACAGTTCAGGTTACACAAAAGGCTACGGCTTTGTAAGATTCGGAAGCGAGGAAGAACAACGTAACGCCTTATACGCCATGAATGGATACACAGGTCTGGGAACTAAGCCTCTGAAAATCTGCACAGCAGTGCCCAAGCCCAAAGGGGCTCCCACTGGACAGAACCAATCTGCTCCTAATGCTGCAAACGCCGCCTACAACAGCGGGACG GAGTACAACCAATATTATGATCCGTCCGCCTATTGGCAAAATTACTCAGCGTGGTCTGGATACTATGGGCAGGGCGACCAGAGCGCCGCCGCGGTCGCGCCGGCGGCGCCGGTCGCGGACGCTTCCGCCACCGCGGCTGCGGCGCAGGCGGCCAAGACGCAGAATGACGATTTGCAACTTGTTG AACACAAGAAGACCATAGACATAGACGAGCTAAACCAAGAGTTCCTGGAACCCGAGCTGTCGCTGTGGGACGGCCTGGAGTCCTCGCAGTGGTTCCCCAACGAGATAGTAGAGGCGCACTGA